In Pyrus communis chromosome 11, drPyrComm1.1, whole genome shotgun sequence, the sequence GAACCTAGAAGTATTTCGCAGCGCCAAACACTATCCAATTTAAAGTCTAACTGCTCTACAGAATACAACATCCGCCTAGTGAGATTGAAAACTCAAATCCCTGTATTTCATGAGGCTATAAAAATAACATATGCACGCTCAAACTATCGATATCAGCCAAATACCGGAATACACATTCAATTTTAACATTAAAATCTCAAAGATTTACATGCGTTTCGGAGTCTACACTAATCATCCAGTTTATAGGTCTATCCAGAAATCTTAGCAACAAGAATTCTGAATGCATGTCAATCGTTTCCAAATCGTTAAATCCGCAAGCCCCACCATATAAATATCAAAGCTTTTAAACAAAATCTACCACAAATTTAAGCAACTACTTAATCCAAACAAAAACCACATTAATCTTGTACGGAGTTTACAACTTtggcgcaaaaaaaaaaaaaaaaaaagaagcaaaattaaaggaaaactaagaACCTGCAAAATCCTAGATCATATCAAAACCCGCTGCAGCGCAGGGAAAGCAGCTCAGAGTGGACTAGATCGCAATTAACATGAAATGAGGACCCAATTTCTCACCTCAGCCGTCACCTCATAAATGAATTGGATGCAGAAAGCTTCATCAGTCGCCGTACAGCAGACATCCGCAGATCAAAAATCCCCCTTCAACCATGGctccaaaaccctagaaatcacATCTCTGCAAATTCGAAAAGAAATTCGGGTTTTCACAAGTAACAGAAGAAAGATATAAGGAGATTGAAGAAATTTACATTTCGCAACCAAGGAAGCAGCGGGAAATTTGGGTCTGCTTCAGGGTCAAAATCGTCCAGAGAAAAAATACAGTGACGGAGGCACTGATGGCATGGCAAGCCCAAAATGGTATCTGGCAGAGAGAGAATCGAAAGACGAAAGCTTTGGCTTCCAAAACAGAAGAATTTGATTTGCTGTGGGGAAATTGTTTGAGCGACCCGCCGTTGCTTTATGGGCGACGACAACAAACAACTTCGCGCCACGTACTGCAGGCGGAGGTGGCGGCTTTGTGGATTGTGCAGTGGGGACCGCAGTGTCTTACTTGTCATTCAGCCGTGAAAAGACAAGCGACGCCCATTGTTTTACAGTCTTACCGCCGGTGGAAAGTTTAAAATTTCCCCGCAAAAAGCgccaaaaaaaatattcttcCAGTACAAATTTCCTCTGGCAAGAAAGCTTTTTGCTTTGAACAATGCTAAGCGGCTCTTTGAAAGTGGACTCGTGAATTCTTtgtcattttacattttaacattaattctcaagttaatattatttaaaaagtTTCGTTTTTGAGTTATGAGATAGTCCCATGagcatttttcttttgctttagCTTCATTTTAGGAGTGCAAATTTGCTTATCTATTTTAAAGTGTTCTCTCATTGAACAGtttgatatatttatttaaaacacgacttttgaaattgaaaagaaaaaagttttcGCATGctatttttctctttaaaaCATCACTCTTTTTTTCTCCAAATATAGCCTAAAGTAACTTAACGCGTTATCATACGTAGTTCAATTGGTATAACTTAACGCGTTACTACACCAACTACCTGACAATACCACCGACTAATTGGCTACTAATCATCACAATCTACAATTACTAATTAAGGTATTttgattaaataaattaattgacaCTAAAAATACGCAAGGGTGTGAAGAAAGAGAAATTTAGTGTGCATGaataatttatttcatttgtCTGATCATCTTATTTGactttcaatttggttttgagTGCATATTCTTATCCCGTCGAATTGTAggttattttctttcatttaagTAGGAAAAACTAAATGAAGATGTGATAAATTGGCACTTGAGGACAAATTGACACATTTTGAAAGATTACGCGGGTTAAAATCAACTCAAAGTTGAGGGGAAAAATCGGAAGAGTGATAGGAGTCCATGGACATTGGCACACTATTAGCTTGATCTTCTCGAATACTAAAGTTAGCCGCCCATGCGTGTGTGAGTGGTGACTGTTGATGAGAAGTGAAAATCTAAATCCAGCAAACCAGTCTGTCAAACCCAACAACCAGAATTACAGTTAATAgtaactttaagaacaaagctAAAGGATATTACAACTAATCAGCAAGCAGCTCTGCAATTTTTCTTCTCTCCTTCAATACATGATAGTCAATAGATTATACGTGGTTGTTTTATTCACAGTCAAACATGCATTTGGTATGAAACtcaagagaaaaaggaagaaaatgcgTACTCTCCACAAAAAACAATGGAGGTGTCTTAAGTTCTGAGCATGCTAGACTCGCATTCAAATCTGCGTCGAGGCCATCCAACGCTAATGGAAGCAATCTACCTTTACGGTTTTGCAGATCCATAAGTCTGTTTAACTCAGATTCTTGCACTCCATTACTCTTTTCCCAGCTCAAGCGACAGCGTTTGCAGAAGGCTTGTGCTCTTGGAGTGAGATCACTGTTTCAAAAGCACCAACCAAGGCCTTGACCTTACTCTTCCTGGTTTCAGCAAGTTTACTTGCTGTCTCTTCAATCACGTTGTTGAACAGCCCTTTTTCATCTCTCTTTCCCTGAACATCTTGATGTCTCAAAACAACCTGTTCTGCACCAGGTTCGGTACCAACTATATCAGCACCGACGCCTCTCTTCTTAAAGCTTCGCCTTAGGGAAACAGCTTTGACATTTTGGTTATCTCCCAACACTATTCCTCGCCTGAATTTGAGCCTCCTTGGATTggaattctcaaattttacgtCGACAACCTTTCCCCTCCTGAATTTTAAAGTTTCGCCATCCTTGTCCTCAGAACAAACCATCCCGGATATTCTGGGTTTCCCTTTGCCATCCTCGCCCAGGATCTCTGCATTGTCAATATAGTCGACTTCATTGTCTTCTGAAAAAGAGCTAACCTCTGTTTCGCTCATTGTATATCCAGACCCTTGATCTTCTCCTTCATGGGATGAAAAGGACACAGAGTTTTGGACAGATACAGACTTGGGTGTTGACGACGCTGAACGCTGTGATGGTTTAACTTCACAATTTCTGTTTTGATCAGATTCCAGAGGTTTGCTATTCTCAGTTTCAACCTTAATGACATACAAGGTCTTCTCTTGTACCTCATCACTGTTGACTTGCTTAGGTTGAGCTTTTCTGGTCTTGTTCTGGTTCTTAAGAGGAGACACAACGTTCATGGGCCTGTTCTTCCGTGCTTTTAAGCTTGCAACTCTCCTGAGAGAAGGTTTGGGGGACAATGATGCTCTTGGAGACGACAATACTCTTTTCAAAGTCACTAAGGATGCTCCGGCCCTTTTGCCTATCTTGCCATCACTGTTTGATTTGCCTTTTAAACCCCCTGCAGATTCAGGAGAAGGCACTTGCTTCAAAGCTGAAGATTTTATCTTGAAAGAGGTCCCTGTCCTTTGGCCTATCGTTGAATTACGGTTTCTTGGAGCAGTTAAACCTCCTGAGGTATCAGGAGAGGGTAACCCTTTCACTGCCAAAGATTTGGGCTTCGCAGGAGTGACATGCTTTGCAGACAAGTTCTTTTCTTTAGGTCCTATCGAACCATTCTTTGAAGAGACTTCCAGCTTATCAGGAGATGGCAAAACTTCCTGCTTCATGATTTTAGGCGCAGCAGAGACATGGGGTTTGGAACATGAATCAGAAGAGGATGAAACTTCGTGCTTCATGATTTTAGGCTCAGCAGGGACATGGGTTTTGGAACATGAATCAGAAGAGGATGAAACATCCTGCTTCATGATTTTAGGCGCAACAGAGATATGGGGTTTGGAACATGAGTCAGAAGAGGATGAAACTTCCTGCTTCGTGGTTTTAGACGTAGCGTTGACATGGGGTTTCAAACAGGATGACAATTTCGGCTTGGTTGATGATGTCTTCTTACTCTCAGCCAGAGGCACGCTCCCAACAGAACTTTGGCTGTCAGTCGATTTTTTTGACACTTGCTGCTTGGTAACGTTACAGGTATCAGGTAAAAGGGTTTTCAAATCAGGCAAAAGAGTCTTCAAATCCGGCGAGGGTTTAATC encodes:
- the LOC137709316 gene encoding uncharacterized protein — protein: MDDLSINLPVTREITKPEERNPRRNSTGKIFSLNTGEKIPRYLRASTGSCHDNCKYGRKHEEKVKARCPIKSVPRRLPTKSPGTQNSEESMVIPERKNVSVVKIKPSPDLKTLLPDLKTLLPDTCNVTKQQVSKKSTDSQSSVGSVPLAESKKTSSTKPKLSSCLKPHVNATSKTTKQEVSSSSDSCSKPHISVAPKIMKQDVSSSSDSCSKTHVPAEPKIMKHEVSSSSDSCSKPHVSAAPKIMKQEVLPSPDKLEVSSKNGSIGPKEKNLSAKHVTPAKPKSLAVKGLPSPDTSGGLTAPRNRNSTIGQRTGTSFKIKSSALKQVPSPESAGGLKGKSNSDGKIGKRAGASLVTLKRVLSSPRASLSPKPSLRRVASLKARKNRPMNVVSPLKNQNKTRKAQPKQVNSDEVQEKTLYVIKVETENSKPLESDQNRNCEVKPSQRSASSTPKSVSVQNSVSFSSHEGEDQGSGYTMSETEVSSFSEDNEVDYIDNAEILGEDGKGKPRISGMVCSEDKDGETLKFRRGKVVDVKFENSNPRRLKFRRGIVLGDNQNVKAVSLRRSFKKRGVGADIVGTEPGAEQVVLRHQDVQGKRDEKGLFNNVIEETASKLAETRKSKVKALVGAFETVISLQEHKPSANAVA